One stretch of Paramormyrops kingsleyae isolate MSU_618 chromosome 4, PKINGS_0.4, whole genome shotgun sequence DNA includes these proteins:
- the LOC111846294 gene encoding uncharacterized protein isoform X4, with translation MCVSDHVRVCESHGLISDILQAQTSLPDLLLRSLEELTEDDLNKIKFHLIHPAYEKYQPIPRGQLENLNRSDIADMMIRSYGEDGALNVMLGILKKMNQNDLVQRLGNILQKYTIMSERPKPSGAQGRKRRRGEEEKREKDRDTIMSERPKPSGAQGRKRRRGEEEKREKDRDTIMSERPKPSGAQGRKRRREEEEKQEKDRGELMLQYQQEIKCNLKQKYECVFEGKAKEGQPTLLSEIYTELYITEGGTGGVNDEHEVRQIETASRKRRTEDTTVKCNDIFKPLCGRKTPIRTVLTKGVAGIGKTVSVQKFILDWAEGKANQDIHFIFALPFRNLNLIKDEYSLTELLHRFVTELKSLESTELFKYKVLFIFDGLDECRLPLDFQNCEGWCDVKKKMSLDVLLINLIKGDLLPSALLWITSRPAATNQIPPDCIHRVTEIRGFSDAQKEEYFRRRFSDQSLASRIITHVKSSRSLFIMCHIPVFCWISATVLERLFSETDRAEIPRTLTQMYTHFLIFQTSLKKDKYMKNYETKLKEYSKEFLLKLGKLAFVNLEKGNLIFYEQDLTENDIDVSEASVHSGVCTEVFKEEYGLYQDKVYCFVHLSIQEYLAALYVFLSNSSADLLETAVDQALKSKNGHLDLYLRFLLGLSTDSSKTLLQRLLGETRICSHAIKEMDQYIHPSNVCPPMSSGPLGSEAFPQTSMLMAGNNPGWGANLSQPQYIHPSNVCTSVSYSGPLGSEAFPQSSVPMAGNNPGWGASPSQPQYIHPSNVCRPVSSGPLGSVAFPQSSVPIAGNNPGWGANPSQPQYIHPSNVCPPMSSGPLGSEAFPQSSVPMAGTDSGCDSDSEWGSDSELDATPSLAEYIKDKIEDNLSPERTINLFHCLIELGDNSLVEEVQRYLNSGNLSAEDLSPAQYSALAFVMLMSDEELDVFDLKKYIRSDNEHCRLLPVVKNSRTALLNSCDLSDENCEVLASALRSNSSPLRKLDLSDNDLQDSGVKLLSAALRDSHCKLEILRLAGCSVKEGGCSSLDSALRSNPSPLRELDLSNNDLQDSGVKLLSAGLGDSHCKLEILRLSGCRVTEEGCSSLASALRSNPSHLRELDLSYNHPGDSGVKLLSAVLEDPSCKLEKLNVDHSGECRTRPGLQKYSCQLTLDPNTAHRSLSLSEGNRKVTMGAEWQPYPDHPERFEDCAQVLCRESLTGRCYWEAEWDGGAAHIGVTYKGIGRKGEDDCQLGFNDKSWCLYCDSVSYSVLHNHKWTVIPIKPSGSHRVGVYLDWGAGALSFYRVSSDGLTPLYRFTSSFTELLCPGFWVLFSSVSL, from the exons atgtgtgtgagtgaccatGTACGGGTTTGTGAGTCTCATGGACTCATCTCCGACATTCTGCAGGCCCAGACCTCGCTCCCCGACCTCTTGCTCCGTTCTCTGGAGGAGCTCACTGAAGATGACctgaataaaattaaatttcaccTGATTCACCCGGCATATGaaaagtatcagcccattcccAGGGGTCAGCTGGAGAATTTGAACAGAAGCGACATCGCCGACATGATGATACGTTCCTATGGTGAAGACGGTGCTCTCAATGTCATGCTTGGTATCCTGAAGAAGATGAACCAGAATGACCTTGTTCAGAGACTGGGTAACATCCTGCAGAAGT ACACTATCATGTCAGAAAGACCAAAGCCCTCCGGTGCCCagggaagaaaaagaagaagaggagaggaggaaaAACGGGAAAAAGACAGAG ACACTATCATGTCAGAAAGACCAAAGCCCTCCGGTGCCCagggaagaaaaagaagaagaggagaggaggaaaAACGGGAAAAAGACAGAG ACACTATCATGTCAGAAAGACCAAAGCCCTCCGGTGCCCagggaagaaaaagaagaagagaagaggaggaaaaacaggaaaaagacaGAG GGGAGCTCATGCTGCAATATCAGCAGGAAATCAAATGTAACCTGAAGCAGAAAtatgagtgtgtatttgaagggaaagctaaggaaggacagccaacacttctcagtgagatttacacagaactctacataactgaaggtgggactggaggagtcaatgatgaacatgaagtgagacagattgaaacagcatccaggaaaaggcgaacagaagatactacagtcaagtgcaatgatatatttaaacccttatgtgggcgtaagacacctatcagaactgtactcactaaaggggtggcaggtatcgggaaaacagtctctgtgcagaaatttattctcgactgggcggaaggaaaagcaaaccaggacattcacttcatatttgctcttcctttccggaacctgaatttgattaaggatgaatacagtctgactGAACTGCTTCACCGCTTTGTAACAGAACTGAAATcacttgaatccactgagctgtttaagtacaaagtcttgttcatctttgatggttTGGATGAatgtcgccttcctctagattttcagaactGTGAGGGCTGGTGTgatgtaaaaaagaaaatgtcactggatgtgctgttgattaacctcattaagggggatctgcttccatccgctctcctctggataacctcccggccagcagcaaccaatcagatacCCCCTGACTGCATCCACcgggtgacagagatacgagggttcagtgatgcccagaaggaggagtatttcaggaggagattcagtgatcagagcctggccagcaggattatcacacatgtgaaatcatcaaggagcctcttcatcatgtgtcacatacctgtgttctgctggatttcagccactgtccttgagaggctttttagtgagactgacagggcagaaattccaaggactctgactcaaatgtacacacacttcctgatctttcagacaagtttaaaaaaagacaagtatatgaaaaactatgaaaccaagcttaaggaatacagcaaggaattccttttgaaacttggtaaactggcttttgtcaaccttgagaaagggaatctcatattttatgagcaagatctgacagagaatgaCATTGATGTCAGTGAAGCTTCAGTTCACTCTGGAGTGTgtacagaagtctttaaagaggaatatgggttgtatcaggataaggtgtactgctttgtgcatctgagcatccaggagtatcttgctgctttatatgtgtttctgtcaaactcatcagctgacctactggagactgcagtggatcaggcattaaagagcaagaatggacacttggacctctacctccgcttcctcctgggcctctcaacTGACTCCAGTAAGACACTGTTACAAAGGCTACTGGGAGAGACAAGAATCTGCTCACATGCCATTAAGGAAATGGACCAATACATCCATCCGTCCAATGTCTGTCCCCCCATGTCCTCAGGGCCCCTGGGGTCTGAAGCTTTTCCCCAAACCTCCATGctcatggcagggaataacccaggatggggtgccaatctATCACAGCCtcaatacatccatccatccaatgtCTGTACCTCTGTGTCCTATTCAGGGCCCCTGGGGTCTGAAGCTTTTCCCCAAAGCTCCGTGcccatggcagggaataacccaggatggggtgccagtccatcacagcctcaatacatccatccatccaatgtCTGTCGCCCTGTGTCCTCAGGGCCCCTGGGGTCTGTAGCTTTTCCCCAAAGCTCCGTGCCCatagcagggaataacccaggatggggtgccaatccatcacagccTCAATACATCCATCCCTCCAATGTCTGTCCCCCCATGTCCTCAGGGCCACTAGGGTCTGAAGCTTTTCCCCAAAGCTCCGTGCCCATGGCAGGGACAGACTCTGGATGTGATTCTGACTCAGAGTGGGGTTCCGACTCAGAATTGGATGCCACCCCATCACTGGCCGAATACATCAAGGACAAAATAGAGGAtaatttatctccagaaaggaccatcaacctgttccactgtctgattgagttgggtgacaattctctagtagaggaagtacaaagatacctgaattcaggaaacctttcagcagaagacctctcacctgcacagtactcagctctggcctttgtgatgctgatgtcagatgaggagctggatgtgtttgatctgaagaaatacatcagatCAGATAATGAGCACTgcaggctgctgcctgtggtcaagaaCTCCAGGACGGCTCT gctgaacagctgtGATCTCAGCGATGAAAACTGTGAAGTGTTGGCTTCAGCATTAAGATCAAACTCTTCACCCCTGAGaaagctggacctgagtgacaatgaccttcaggattcaggagtgaagctgctctctgctgcattgagggattcacactgtaaactggagatactgag GCTGGCAGGATGTAGTGTCAAAGAAggaggctgttcttccctggattcagctctgaggtcaaacccctcacccctgagagagctggacctgagcaacaatgacctgcaggattcaggagtgaagctgctctctgctggactgggggattcacactgtaaactggagatactgag gctgtcaggctgtagagtcacagaagaaggctgttcttccctggcttcagctctgaggtcaaacccctcacacctgagagagctggacctgagctacaatcacccaggagactcaggagtgaagctgctctctgctgtactggaggatcccagctgtaaactggagaagctgaa tgtggaccacagtggagagtgcaggaccagaccaggtttacagaaat actcctgccagctgacgctggaccccaacacagcacacagaagcctgtctctgtcagaggggaacaggaaggtgacaatgggggcagagtggcagccatatcctgatcatccagagaggtTTGAGGACTGcgcccaagttctgtgcagagagagtctgactggccgctgttactgggaggctgagtgggatggaGGTGCAGCCCatataggagtgacttataaagggatCGGGAGGAAAGGAGAGGATGACTGTCAGCTTGGattcaatgacaagtcatggtgTCTGTACTGTGATTCGGTCAGTTACTCTGTCCTTCACAATCATAAATGgactgtcatacccataaagccctcaggctcccacagagtaggagtgtatctggactggggggctggtgctctgtccttctacagagtctcctctgatggactgacccccctgtacagattcacctcctcattcactgagctcctctgTCCAGGGTTTTGGGTTCTTTTCtcctcagtgtcactgtga
- the LOC111846294 gene encoding uncharacterized protein isoform X6, whose translation MCVSDHVRVCESHGLISDILQAQTSLPDLLLRSLEELTEDDLNKIKFHLIHPAYEKYQPIPRGQLENLNRSDIADMMIRSYGEDGALNVMLGILKKMNQNDLVQRLGNILQKYTIMSERPKPSGAQGRKRRRGEEEKREKDRDTIMSERPKPSGAQGRKRRRGEEEKREKDRDTIMSERPKPSGAQGRKRRREEEEKQEKDRGELMLQYQQEIKCNLKQKYECVFEGKAKEGQPTLLSEIYTELYITEGGTGGVNDEHEVRQIETASRKRRTEDTTVKCNDIFKPLCGRKTPIRTVLTKGVAGIGKTVSVQKFILDWAEGKANQDIHFIFALPFRNLNLIKDEYSLTELLHRFVTELKSLESTELFKYKVLFIFDGLDECRLPLDFQNCEGWCDVKKKMSLDVLLINLIKGDLLPSALLWITSRPAATNQIPPDCIHRVTEIRGFSDAQKEEYFRRRFSDQSLASRIITHVKSSRSLFIMCHIPVFCWISATVLERLFSETDRAEIPRTLTQMYTHFLIFQTSLKKDKYMKNYETKLKEYSKEFLLKLGKLAFVNLEKGNLIFYEQDLTENDIDVSEASVHSGVCTEVFKEEYGLYQDKVYCFVHLSIQEYLAALYVFLSNSSADLLETAVDQALKSKNGHLDLYLRFLLGLSTDSSKTLLQRLLGETRICSHAIKEMDQYIHPSNVCPPMSSGPLGSEAFPQTSMLMAGNNPGWGANLSQPQYIHPSNVCTSVSYSGPLGSEAFPQSSVPMAGNNPGWGASPSQPQYIHPSNVCRPVSSGPLGSVAFPQSSVPIAGNNPGWGANPSQPQYIHPSNVCPPMSSGPLGSEAFPQSSVPMAGTDSGCDSDSEWGSDSELDATPSLAEYIKDKIEDNLSPERTINLFHCLIELGDNSLVEEVQRYLNSGNLSAEDLSPAQYSALAFVMLMSDEELDVFDLKKYIRSDNEHCRLLPVVKNSRTALLNSCDLSDENCEVLASALRSNSSPLRKLDLSDNDLQDSGVKLLSAALRDSHCKLEILRLSGCRVTEEGCSSLASALRSNPSHLRELDLSYNHPGDSGVKLLSAVLEDPSCKLEKLNVDHSGECRTRPGLQKYSCQLTLDPNTAHRSLSLSEGNRKVTMGAEWQPYPDHPERFEDCAQVLCRESLTGRCYWEAEWDGGAAHIGVTYKGIGRKGEDDCQLGFNDKSWCLYCDSVSYSVLHNHKWTVIPIKPSGSHRVGVYLDWGAGALSFYRVSSDGLTPLYRFTSSFTELLCPGFWVLFSSVSL comes from the exons atgtgtgtgagtgaccatGTACGGGTTTGTGAGTCTCATGGACTCATCTCCGACATTCTGCAGGCCCAGACCTCGCTCCCCGACCTCTTGCTCCGTTCTCTGGAGGAGCTCACTGAAGATGACctgaataaaattaaatttcaccTGATTCACCCGGCATATGaaaagtatcagcccattcccAGGGGTCAGCTGGAGAATTTGAACAGAAGCGACATCGCCGACATGATGATACGTTCCTATGGTGAAGACGGTGCTCTCAATGTCATGCTTGGTATCCTGAAGAAGATGAACCAGAATGACCTTGTTCAGAGACTGGGTAACATCCTGCAGAAGT ACACTATCATGTCAGAAAGACCAAAGCCCTCCGGTGCCCagggaagaaaaagaagaagaggagaggaggaaaAACGGGAAAAAGACAGAG ACACTATCATGTCAGAAAGACCAAAGCCCTCCGGTGCCCagggaagaaaaagaagaagaggagaggaggaaaAACGGGAAAAAGACAGAG ACACTATCATGTCAGAAAGACCAAAGCCCTCCGGTGCCCagggaagaaaaagaagaagagaagaggaggaaaaacaggaaaaagacaGAG GGGAGCTCATGCTGCAATATCAGCAGGAAATCAAATGTAACCTGAAGCAGAAAtatgagtgtgtatttgaagggaaagctaaggaaggacagccaacacttctcagtgagatttacacagaactctacataactgaaggtgggactggaggagtcaatgatgaacatgaagtgagacagattgaaacagcatccaggaaaaggcgaacagaagatactacagtcaagtgcaatgatatatttaaacccttatgtgggcgtaagacacctatcagaactgtactcactaaaggggtggcaggtatcgggaaaacagtctctgtgcagaaatttattctcgactgggcggaaggaaaagcaaaccaggacattcacttcatatttgctcttcctttccggaacctgaatttgattaaggatgaatacagtctgactGAACTGCTTCACCGCTTTGTAACAGAACTGAAATcacttgaatccactgagctgtttaagtacaaagtcttgttcatctttgatggttTGGATGAatgtcgccttcctctagattttcagaactGTGAGGGCTGGTGTgatgtaaaaaagaaaatgtcactggatgtgctgttgattaacctcattaagggggatctgcttccatccgctctcctctggataacctcccggccagcagcaaccaatcagatacCCCCTGACTGCATCCACcgggtgacagagatacgagggttcagtgatgcccagaaggaggagtatttcaggaggagattcagtgatcagagcctggccagcaggattatcacacatgtgaaatcatcaaggagcctcttcatcatgtgtcacatacctgtgttctgctggatttcagccactgtccttgagaggctttttagtgagactgacagggcagaaattccaaggactctgactcaaatgtacacacacttcctgatctttcagacaagtttaaaaaaagacaagtatatgaaaaactatgaaaccaagcttaaggaatacagcaaggaattccttttgaaacttggtaaactggcttttgtcaaccttgagaaagggaatctcatattttatgagcaagatctgacagagaatgaCATTGATGTCAGTGAAGCTTCAGTTCACTCTGGAGTGTgtacagaagtctttaaagaggaatatgggttgtatcaggataaggtgtactgctttgtgcatctgagcatccaggagtatcttgctgctttatatgtgtttctgtcaaactcatcagctgacctactggagactgcagtggatcaggcattaaagagcaagaatggacacttggacctctacctccgcttcctcctgggcctctcaacTGACTCCAGTAAGACACTGTTACAAAGGCTACTGGGAGAGACAAGAATCTGCTCACATGCCATTAAGGAAATGGACCAATACATCCATCCGTCCAATGTCTGTCCCCCCATGTCCTCAGGGCCCCTGGGGTCTGAAGCTTTTCCCCAAACCTCCATGctcatggcagggaataacccaggatggggtgccaatctATCACAGCCtcaatacatccatccatccaatgtCTGTACCTCTGTGTCCTATTCAGGGCCCCTGGGGTCTGAAGCTTTTCCCCAAAGCTCCGTGcccatggcagggaataacccaggatggggtgccagtccatcacagcctcaatacatccatccatccaatgtCTGTCGCCCTGTGTCCTCAGGGCCCCTGGGGTCTGTAGCTTTTCCCCAAAGCTCCGTGCCCatagcagggaataacccaggatggggtgccaatccatcacagccTCAATACATCCATCCCTCCAATGTCTGTCCCCCCATGTCCTCAGGGCCACTAGGGTCTGAAGCTTTTCCCCAAAGCTCCGTGCCCATGGCAGGGACAGACTCTGGATGTGATTCTGACTCAGAGTGGGGTTCCGACTCAGAATTGGATGCCACCCCATCACTGGCCGAATACATCAAGGACAAAATAGAGGAtaatttatctccagaaaggaccatcaacctgttccactgtctgattgagttgggtgacaattctctagtagaggaagtacaaagatacctgaattcaggaaacctttcagcagaagacctctcacctgcacagtactcagctctggcctttgtgatgctgatgtcagatgaggagctggatgtgtttgatctgaagaaatacatcagatCAGATAATGAGCACTgcaggctgctgcctgtggtcaagaaCTCCAGGACGGCTCT gctgaacagctgtGATCTCAGCGATGAAAACTGTGAAGTGTTGGCTTCAGCATTAAGATCAAACTCTTCACCCCTGAGaaagctggacctgagtgacaatgaccttcaggattcaggagtgaagctgctctctgctgcattgagggattcacactgtaaactggagatactgag gctgtcaggctgtagagtcacagaagaaggctgttcttccctggcttcagctctgaggtcaaacccctcacacctgagagagctggacctgagctacaatcacccaggagactcaggagtgaagctgctctctgctgtactggaggatcccagctgtaaactggagaagctgaa tgtggaccacagtggagagtgcaggaccagaccaggtttacagaaat actcctgccagctgacgctggaccccaacacagcacacagaagcctgtctctgtcagaggggaacaggaaggtgacaatgggggcagagtggcagccatatcctgatcatccagagaggtTTGAGGACTGcgcccaagttctgtgcagagagagtctgactggccgctgttactgggaggctgagtgggatggaGGTGCAGCCCatataggagtgacttataaagggatCGGGAGGAAAGGAGAGGATGACTGTCAGCTTGGattcaatgacaagtcatggtgTCTGTACTGTGATTCGGTCAGTTACTCTGTCCTTCACAATCATAAATGgactgtcatacccataaagccctcaggctcccacagagtaggagtgtatctggactggggggctggtgctctgtccttctacagagtctcctctgatggactgacccccctgtacagattcacctcctcattcactgagctcctctgTCCAGGGTTTTGGGTTCTTTTCtcctcagtgtcactgtga